The nucleotide sequence aaaaatcaacatttctttCCCTAGCCTCGCGTGCGTTCCCACAGGATCGAACCCACACCTCGCCCATGGAGCCCCTCGCATGCTACCGCCCGTGCTGCCACTCGTCTTCAACCCATGTAGGCACGTGGCTAATTTTAAGGTGATCCACGACCTATTTTCCAGAAATCATTTCAATACCCAGAACTTCCAAAAATTGACACTTGCACCCCACATTCAattttttccccaattttttcaaaatttcaccaattcaacttattttatttttttcattatttccataaatactctcaaataaaataactaattatcCTAATTGTTCATTTCttcaaacaacataaattattatttttttctagatccttaaatatttaataatgatCTCAAACACCgagattattaattattatttgtatcTAAAATTTCGAGATGTTATagtatatataatcaaaaaagtattaaattataaatcaagTATAACCTATACAAATACAAagtaaataaattgaaaaaaattaatctttacAAAATTAGAGCAATTAAACTTGAGATTTAAAAAGTTCTTGATTCCTCTACCTTACCACTAAATAAACGTTTTTGTggcctatatatatttttattgaaaataaaattgtaaatgtTATAAAATTGCAATAACCCGTTAGGCTTAGGTTAATTATAAGAACCATCGTTAAATAAAgtcataaaataatcattttttcttcattttctcttatttgattttataaaatagaaaaaataaaagataactcaaaatcataaaatattaacgACCATTGTTATAGCTAGTGAATGATTGAGGGATTACTTTTAAACTCAACATATGTcgatgaaaaggaaaaaaaaaaaagaattgtcaATGCCACGTGAACTTCTGCAATTATATTGATGGATTATTCTATTTTGTCTGAATTAGTTGATGTACGAGATGACTAAAgacatcaaatataaaaaatatcttcattttgaaattgCTGTCTCATTTCGAATACACTGCAtgagtgtttaaataaaatctGGACAGATTTCATCTATAATGAAATCTACTCGAACTGAACGGGCGGACTTCAACAGCGGATTTCATCACAGATGAAATCCACCAACTGCACAGTGGGCGAACTTCAACAAttcatgataattttttaataaattcgTTCGTCAACCTCTTTCGGGCACTGTAACACGACTCTTATATTAATGATAAGATGGTGTTAATGATAATGCAACTGGTGGTctcattaattatttctaataaCAATATGGTGttgcttaattttttatagatgaCAATCAAGATGAAGAGTTCTTGATGCATTAAttacaatagaaaaaaaaaatataactaataaTCGATTTGCAAACACGATAAACATAAAAAGTGAGAGAAAGATGAAAGAGAGATTGCTGAGTGAGAAATGAAGattcttataaaaatttaacGATGGTAAGTTAAAAATAAGGGataaattgtaataaaatatcaaagatCTGAGATGAatgtattttttcaaatatcaagATACTATTTGCAATTATGCTGAACTTCGTGACACCaaaggttgttttctctttaaatattttattttgattttttaattttaaaccaaaaagaaaaacacagtAGAAAGAGAAGGTCCCAACTGTCCGAGAACAGATGACCTGTTCTTCCTCTTTGGGATAAGCCCCTTCCTTCTCCACACTCCACTCTCATCTTCTCCCTTCACCCCAATGGCCGCTTCTGCAACTTCTCTCTCTATCCACGCCCCTCGTTTCTCTCTCCTCTGCCCGCCGCCGCCTCCGCCGCTGCCTTTTCTCTCCGCCGCCTTCAAACCCTTGCagccctctctctccctcctctcCAAACCCCCTAAACCCGGCCTGCTCCGCGCCACGCCCTCAGACATCGAGACCACCTTCTTCGACACCGTGAACCCCGAAGATGACATCGCCTTCGACCCGCCCGAAGCCCCGGAAGGCTTCGTCCCGCCGCCGTCCTTCGACGAGGACCCGCCGGAGACCGAGGACGAGATCGCCGCCGCGTACGAGGAGCTCTACGGCCCGGCGTACAGTGGGATGACGATGCTGGGAAAGGACGTGTTCGTGATGGATTCAAAGGTGAAGAAGACGACGGGGTTCGGGTCGAAGGCGAAGAAGGAGAAGGTGAGGGATGGGTTCGAGGAGAGGGTGGTTCAGGTGAGGAGAGTGACAAAGGTGGTGAAAGGCGGGAAGCAGTTGCATTTCCGGGCGGTGGTGGTGGTCGGCGACAAGCAGGGGCGGGTGGGGGTTGGGGTTGGGAAGGCGAAGGAGGTGATCGCCGCCGTGCAGAAGTCGGCCGCCAATGCCCGCCGGAATATCATCACCGTGCCCATGACCAAGTACTTGACGTTTCCTCACAGGTAATTTGAATCGCATTGTGCTCATCATGTAGTTTATGGGGAATTTGTGGATGAAATTGCATGTCTGAATCTCTAGGATGTGTATATATGATATAGAGAAGTATTTGATTCTGATTCCTTTGGGTTGCATTTGGATAGAGGGCGTTCAAATGATGtcatttgaaaattgaaacttAAATACTTGCCATTTATCAAATTATGTCATTTCAAATAATAGCCCTTTTggaatcatttgaaaattttctattttatgggTACAAATCTAGGGTTGATTTGGACTCAATTTCaaatatgcttttaacacaaaCGCATCCAAATAGTGAATTTGGAATTCCAAATTATAGATGAAAGGGTCAAATGACCTTATCCAAATGGACACTTTTCATTTGttcaatttcttatttcatttcgACTGgagcttttatatttttggaacTTTGTTTGTAGGAAGTTCGTGTCTTGGGTGTTTGTAGGAACTTTGTTTGCAGGAGTTAAGCACCATTGGGATGCTGGAATTATATGAATGCATAGGCACCTGCACAAATTCTAAGCAATTTGAGGCAACATCACATCGAACTGTAGGCTGTGAAGAACTAATTAGTCCAAGCTTTTGCTAGAAATCTGGGAATTTTAAATTGAGAATTAGAGGGCTTTCAGAATGGTTGAGGCTGATATTCCAAAGAAAATAGATAGATTATATGgtctttttagaatttatttgcGAGGTGATTCATCGTTGGTCTACCAGCTTGCTGTCCCATTTTAAGTTGTTGCATCGGGTTGAACATAACTTTTGGATTTTGGGTTTTGTATGTGTCTTTTTGTTAGGTTGACTCATCACATCAGACATTTTGGATCTGAAATGAGACTCATGAAATGATGTCACGATAGCAGGCTGTTGTTATGCTTGTTGTGCCTTAGTTAGGCTTCTTGTTATGCACATGGGTGTATGTGGGAGGCTGCTagctggaggaatgttccagcaCACCTTAGTTAGGCTTCTTGTTATGCACACgggtgcatgtgggaggctgttaggctatataagccacagcTGGGGTTGATAAGGATATGTTTTTGAATTGTTGaatgaattctctcatttctctcttgcTCCCTCTGTTTTCCCTCTCTTTGTTGTTCTGTCTATAATTCTTCCCCCCATTTCTTGCTGCAATACCCTTCCCCTCAGTTTGATTCCTCCTCTGATTTCCCTCAATTTCCTATCAAAAAcctaggtaaaccctaggtacatgacaattttGCATCAGAGCAAGGTCCTGGCCAGCGAGTGATAAGAGCGATTAGACATGGTCGATGGCACTTGAATGAAGCATATGGAGATGCAGCTGCAGCAAATGACAATGTCAATATCGGAAATGCAGAACATGGTGGAATCAATAGAAGGAAGGTCGGAATCAACGGTAGATCGAAAGTTGAAGATAATGATGAAGAGGTTGCGCACGGACATGCGTGAACAAATTAGAAAAGAGATGCAGGGGCAAGGGAATTTGCCACATGACCAATTGCAGCAATTCATGCTCATGTTCTCTAGCCAAAATCAAGTAAGAATTTCTCCTAATTTCCCCCCTAGAGATAGGGTGGAGTTGATCCTACCAAGTCATGGAAACAGCCACTGTACTGTTGAATCAttagaattggagggagatccAGCAGTGGTTGAAGAGAATCCGATGGATAGGAGGTTGGAAATTCAAATTCCTTCGCAACAAGCTGGTTTTCCAGTACCAAAGCTAGAATTACCGACGTGTGAGGGATAGAAGCCTTGCTGGTGGATACGGAGATGTGAGAAGCTATTTAGTATCCACCAGATCCTGGAAGATTAGAAGGTGATCCTAGCCTCCACTACCTTAATGATGTGGGGGACGTGTGGTTCCAGGGATGGTCTAAGGTAAGGGAGAATTTTATGTGGGATGACTTTACTAAGGGATTGTGTGGAAGGTTTGGTGAAAGGGGAATAATGGATATTGTGGAGGAGTTCAATAGATTGAAGCAAGATGGTACCGTGCAAGAGTACAAGTTGCGATTTGAAGAATTGAAATCCCTCATGTTGAGTAGGAACCCTTTTATGACAGAAGAATATTTTGTATCTAGCTTTGTGGGAGGGTTGAATGATGAGATCAAATCAACAGTTAAGATGTTCAAATCGCAAAATGTACAAGAAGCAGTTGAGGGAGCTTCTTTATAGGAATTGACTGTGGAGGCCTtaatgaagaagcagaggagtCAGAACAAGGGAAGTAATTTGGGATTAGTACTGTCCGGAGGGAGAATGTAGAGTAAGAAGAATTTTAGGGGAGGAATAGGGGTGAGATATTTGATAACTGCACCTCCTAACCCAAGTTTACAGTAGAGGGATAAGCTCATTGAGCAGATGAGAGCTATTGGGCTATGTTTTAGGTGTGGGGATAAATATTTCCCCGGGTAGTGCAAGAAACAATTACTTCTACTAGAaggggaggaagaggaagaaatggtTGTGATTAAAGATGAGGATGAGGGTAATGGAGCTATTTCCTTGCATGCAATCAAGGGAATGGCTGGAAGTAAGATTATTAAAGTAGAGGGGAAGGTACAAGATAGTACCCTCATGGTCCTAatagatagtgggagtacccacaattTTTATTGATGAGGGAACAACCAAGAGGATGAAGTGGTCACTAGGCAACACACAACCCTTGTCAGTAACTATAGCAAATGGGAGTAAGGTCATCAGCAAATTCGCTTGTTTGggattttgttgggaaatgcGAGGAGAAGATTACTAGGCTGATTTAAGATTACTTAAGCTAGGGGGATGCTATATTGTTCTCGAGGTTGATTAGATGAGGGGAGTGGGTCCAATTGAGGCCATTGAGCAGCTGAGATTGGGAATGAAGGAGAACCTAAACCCGAGAGTCAATCATCTACAACCACTTGGTAGGTACACGAATTGGCCCTACTTGATGTACTTTTAGTTGAATACCAAGATCTTTTTGTAGAACCTAAGTTATTGCCCCCAAAAAGATCCTTGGACCACACAATACCCCTTCAACCGAATGACGAACCAGTGAACATTAGGTCTTATAGATACCCCCCTAAACTCAAgtttgagattgaaaaacttatCAAGGAGATGTTGAACCAATTTATAATTCAACCTAGCCACAACTCATTTGCCTCACCCGTCCTAATGTCCACCACAACCATTTTGAATTTATTGTCATGCCTTTCGGTCTAACCAACACACCAACTACATTCCAAGCCctcatgaaccaaatttttgaaccataCCTCAGaaaattttttttggttttctttgatgacatcctagttTATAGCCCCTTCTTTGATTAACAGCTAGACCATCTTAGGGCTACATTTGAAATCTTGAGATTCAACTAATTGTATATCAAGCAGTTAAAGTGTATTTTTGCACAAAAACAGGTGGAATATCTGGGGCATATAATTTCAAAGGCTGGAGTGGGCACAGATCCCAAGAAAATTGAGGCTGTTG is from Diospyros lotus cultivar Yz01 chromosome 2, ASM1463336v1, whole genome shotgun sequence and encodes:
- the LOC127795699 gene encoding 30S ribosomal protein S5, chloroplastic — translated: MAASATSLSIHAPRFSLLCPPPPPPLPFLSAAFKPLQPSLSLLSKPPKPGLLRATPSDIETTFFDTVNPEDDIAFDPPEAPEGFVPPPSFDEDPPETEDEIAAAYEELYGPAYSGMTMLGKDVFVMDSKVKKTTGFGSKAKKEKVRDGFEERVVQVRRVTKVVKGGKQLHFRAVVVVGDKQGRVGVGVGKAKEVIAAVQKSAANARRNIITVPMTKYLTFPHRSEGDYGAAKVMLRPASPGTGVIAGGAVRIVLEMAGVENGLGKQLGSNNALNNARATVVAVQKMRQFSEVAAERGIPMEELWK